The window CGACTCAAAAAATCTAAAACTTGAGCTCCCGGGTGTCCAAGACGGTTATGCCATCGTGGAGTGACAGAGTCAGAAACAAAAACGGTGTGAACTTGTTGTGGGGCACTGAACTTATAAAGATCACCAGAACTATTGTGGCGGGAAAGAGTTTTTCCAGTCTTGAGGTCCTTCAAAGAAAAACCAAACGGGtcaaattccatggaaacgagaTTATCACGGGTAAATTTGCGAACCGACAACAAGTTTTTGATAATATTAGGCGAGTAATGAATGTCTTTTAGAATGTAGGTTTTGTTGGGAAGTTTGTGAAAACTGTTACCAGACCCGTGTATAGGCAAACATTGACCATTTCCAACAAATATAGTGTTAGAAGGAGAAAAAGATAAGGGAGAGTGAATCATACTAGGGTTGGCAGTGATATGAGATGAGGCGCCAGAGTCCATGTACCATGAATGATCTGGAACAGTAAGATGAACCTCCCAATTCAGATGGACATAATGCATTAATAGACCCAATATTAGCATTGGATGGACATTGTGGGGTTGAAACTTGGGTCGGTTGAAAAGCAATGTTGGTTGTGGGATTGGGGCTCGTAAACCTTTGTTGGGTTGTGGGAATTTGAGTGCTCCATTGCCCATTTGGATTCTGCCATGAGTTTTGATGATTCCAAGAGGGTTGTGATGGGTAGGGACATGGGGGTGGGCTCCACTCTTGTTGAACATTCCAGGTCCATTGTGGTTGCTGATTTGGGCCGTGAATTTAAGGTTGAAAGTGTCTTCCGCGAGAATTTCGACCACGATATCCGCGACCACGACTTCTTCCCTTGTAAAATTGTTGCTGCCCTTCGAGGCGAGTGTAGTAGGTCGGCTGGCTGGTAGGGTTTCCAGGTGGTTGAGAGCCGTTTGGTGGTTGAGAGTTTGCACCAGTAGCCGCCGTGAGAACCGTGTTGCTTGTGGAAGATTGTTGCCTAGCCTCAAGTCGTTGACGTTCCAGATCAAGCATAGTTGTTGCAATGTCCCATCCTGGTGATTTTTGATTAATCAATGATGCAGTGATGTCATATTCCGGAGGCAGGCCTCTAACTAGTTGGGTGACGAGTGGTGACTCGGTTACCTCGTGCTCGACATCACCGAGTTGTTCTGCAAGATCCTTTAATTTTTTGCAATACTCATCAAGAGATGAGCAAGATGAGAGAGTTAGATTTGTGAACTGTTGTTCTAGAGCCGCTGCTCTAACACCTTTGTTATTCAAAAATATTTCACGAATTTTCAACCACGCATTCCTAGTTGTGGTGTTTGTTTCAAGAACACGAGTGAGAATATCATCTGCAATAGTTCCATAGATCCATTGCAACACAATGGAATCAATTTCAACCCAAGTCTCGTAAGTCGGGTCGTTTTCCTTTGGAGAAGTAGTTCCATCAATGTGATGGAGAACTTTGTAGCCCTTTGCATGAAGCGTGAAGAGCTTTACCCATGCTGAATAGGTTACTTTTGTACCATCGAgcacaatatatatatacaacCCTCAACCTATTAAACAAACCTAGAAATCAGGAAGGATAATATCTATCCTAAAATAAAAGATATACAATATATATGTACGCTAATAGAATTAGGTGTTGTAATTTAACACGATGTGGGCAAACTTTATATCTTGAAAAGCCTGTTAGGAACACTACAACTTTTATATAAATTGTTTCATCTAAATTTGACTAGAATTGGAGTTATTCAACTGTGAACATGGAGGTCTAAACATTTCAACATGTTAATGTGTTTTAATAACCAACTTCAACCAATCATATCTCTTTCACTATATGTctgttttgtttgatttttttttttgtattctttGTCATGTagactaaaactttcatttagatcattatTTCTAAATAGTTatagtgtaacaccgtaaaaattaaaacaatttttcgcatttccaaacacatttttacaaactcattcattcataaaatgtcatagtatcatgtctttgtttcacaaaatatctcccaagatcaaaatacataaaatcccatgtgtgtgtacgaatcaagccggcgccttcccgcggtcatcactggtacctgaaacacataacacgtaacactgtaagcataagcttagtgagttccccacaataccactctaacacataatagccactcgaggctgtaactctgttgaccctctggtcaatgtgtctcagtggggccctccagccccaaccctctgtgggccctctggccctaactctagggacccgaaagtcctaactctgtaactatgaatcatgcatatcacatatcacaataaatcacaacacataaataatatGCAAATACACTGacatataactctatagtactctgtcacataactctgttactacaccgggtaaagtatagtgagaagactcacctctggtatCTCGGTAAACCTTtgactcggtaaacgctggcctagcctccgcctaatcatatgaaataaatactctgtttaatataactctcaaaggctagactatgtcctcttatgacactctcagaagggtaaaagaccattttacccctcctcatggatgatcctacggatctcctttGTCACTCGTACCGCTGCtctctggtgtgtggcgtgtcccaaccatgatctccctctctctgaaatacaacataaatatCAGGggctcgctcgagtatactcacactcgaatactccaccctacttgttccttggtactctaaggattcttacttggactgtgcactgacccggtgtcttcagtagtacgggcccaatactaccgtccacaccgcatcaacattcaccccaagtcctcctcccagagtcccaaatcctaactactctactctctctaatcatatgatactcacTAGCAAATCTCTCATAACCTCCTCGTTGCTACCTAAACACTCTGAAGTATtcctagcagcaagactcctagactcaagcatcacatatcaggccactctagtcctaataagaatacctagtctactctagcatgcatagcaaatctcatcatataacatatcacatcatatcttataacacttatagtaatggtattttgggaaatcacagttcgggcgctggctgttcgtacacacgactctgctctgtttgtctcgtaagttcttcttttgaaaacttattttattatcaaaatttcctcaaatcctcggtttgagttcagatacgcctgaaggtgcacccgaatccctcaaaccaaggctatgataccaacttgtaacaccgtaaaaattaaaacaatttttcgcatttccaaacacatttttacaaactcattcattcataaaatgtcatagtatcatgtctttgtttcataaaatatctcccaagatcaaaatacataaaatcccatgtgtgtgtacggatcaagccgacgccttcccgcggtcatc of the Lactuca sativa cultivar Salinas chromosome 6, Lsat_Salinas_v11, whole genome shotgun sequence genome contains:
- the LOC111901208 gene encoding uncharacterized protein LOC111901208; this encodes MGKALHASCKGLQNDILTRVLETNTTTRNAWLKIREIFLNNKGVRAAALEQQFTNLTLSSCSSLDEYCKKLKDLAEQLGDVEHEVTESPLVTQLVRGLPPEYDITASLINQKSPGWDIATTMLDLERQRLEARQQSSTSNTVLTAATGANSQPPNGSQPPGNPTSQPTYYTRLEGQQQFYKGRSRGRGYRGRNSRGRHFQP